The Hymenobacter baengnokdamensis genome includes a region encoding these proteins:
- the menC gene encoding o-succinylbenzoate synthase yields the protein MLTLTYQRRVLHFNFPARTSRGALSQHVAYYLGLHHKQQPEVTGWGEAAPLEGLSLDYRADFEEVVAQFCQQFNQARHDELTAAAAAALVPAQLPALRFALETAVLDLAGGGRQQLYANDFSQGRAALPINGLVWMGDAAFMREQIRQKLAAGYGCLKVKIGSLDFATELELLAEIRAEAGPAQLVLRVDANGAFAPAEAPAKLAALSRFHIHSIEQPIKAGQWSALATLCRESPIPIALDEELIGLTEPARQQALLEEVRPPYLVLKPTLLGGHAATRRWIALAEARGIAWWITSALESNIGLNAVAQLTGEYAVGDFAQGLGTGQLYRNNLAAPLTIGAGALHYDPAGHWQHPG from the coding sequence ATGCTGACTCTAACCTACCAGCGGCGGGTGCTGCACTTCAACTTTCCGGCCCGCACCTCGCGCGGCGCGCTCAGCCAGCACGTAGCTTATTACCTCGGCCTGCACCACAAGCAGCAGCCTGAGGTAACCGGGTGGGGCGAAGCCGCGCCGCTCGAAGGTCTGAGTCTCGATTACCGGGCTGATTTTGAAGAGGTTGTTGCGCAATTTTGCCAGCAGTTCAACCAAGCCCGGCACGATGAGCTAACGGCCGCCGCGGCCGCCGCGCTGGTGCCCGCCCAGCTGCCTGCGCTGCGCTTCGCCCTCGAAACCGCCGTGCTCGACCTGGCCGGCGGTGGGCGGCAGCAGCTGTATGCCAACGACTTTAGCCAGGGGCGGGCCGCCCTGCCCATCAACGGCCTGGTGTGGATGGGCGATGCCGCTTTCATGCGCGAGCAGATTCGGCAGAAGCTGGCTGCTGGCTACGGGTGCCTGAAAGTTAAAATCGGTAGCCTCGATTTTGCCACCGAGCTGGAGCTGCTGGCTGAGATAAGAGCCGAGGCCGGCCCCGCACAGCTGGTGTTGCGCGTGGATGCCAATGGTGCCTTTGCGCCCGCCGAGGCGCCCGCCAAGCTCGCCGCGCTGTCCCGCTTTCACATTCACTCCATCGAGCAGCCTATCAAAGCCGGGCAGTGGTCGGCGCTGGCTACGCTCTGCCGCGAGTCGCCCATCCCCATTGCGCTCGATGAGGAGCTGATTGGCCTTACCGAGCCGGCCCGCCAGCAGGCCCTGCTTGAGGAGGTGCGCCCGCCCTACCTGGTGCTCAAGCCCACGCTGCTGGGAGGCCACGCCGCTACCCGCCGCTGGATAGCGCTGGCCGAAGCCCGGGGTATAGCCTGGTGGATAACCTCGGCGCTGGAATCGAACATCGGTCTCAACGCCGTGGCGCAGCTTACGGGCGAGTACGCGGTGGGTGATTTTGCCCAGGGCCTGGGCACCGGGCAGCTCTACCGCAACAACCTGGCGGCGCCGCTCACTATTGGCGCCGGGGCCCTGCACTACGACCCGGCGGGCCACTGGCAGCATCCCGGATAG
- the egtB gene encoding ergothioneine biosynthesis protein EgtB yields the protein MASAASLLPSPAVAPGAVAGLPAHYQAVRAQSVALVQPLLPEDTVVQPTLDVSPPKWHLAHTTWFWETFLLKQFLPGYAVFHPDYAFLFNSYYNSLGSRVNRADRGTLSRPPLADVYRYRAYVDEHMARLLAGLSELPLTATELVELGLHHEQQHQELLATDIKYILSTNPLAPAYIENFEYNKSFLPSLEASDFSSPGATARPAAWLPVPGGIYSIGHQAAGFSFDNELPVHEVLVAPFELQNRLVTNADYLQFIEAGGYQQFQFWLGEGWDLASREGWTAPLYWSKNAEGQWLRYGPTGLEPLKLAAPVSHISFYEADAYAQWAGARLPTEAEWETAARHFKATPQGGNWLESGYFDPQPLAADADPTQCHQLLGDCWEWTYSAYHPYPGYQRAAGALGEYNGKFMLNQLVLRGGSCATPESHIRVSYRNFFHADKRWQFTGLRLAR from the coding sequence ATGGCTTCTGCTGCCTCGCTTCTCCCCTCTCCCGCCGTAGCGCCTGGCGCTGTGGCCGGCTTACCGGCTCACTATCAGGCCGTGCGGGCCCAGTCGGTAGCGCTGGTGCAGCCGCTGCTGCCCGAAGACACGGTGGTGCAGCCCACCCTCGACGTGAGCCCGCCCAAGTGGCACCTGGCCCACACTACCTGGTTTTGGGAGACGTTTCTGCTCAAGCAGTTTTTGCCCGGCTACGCGGTATTTCACCCCGATTACGCCTTTTTATTCAACTCTTACTATAATTCGCTCGGCTCCAGAGTAAATCGGGCCGACCGCGGTACGCTCTCGCGCCCGCCGCTGGCCGATGTGTATCGCTACCGCGCCTACGTCGACGAGCACATGGCTAGGCTGCTGGCTGGCCTGAGCGAACTACCCCTCACGGCCACCGAGCTGGTCGAGCTGGGCCTGCACCACGAGCAGCAGCACCAGGAGCTGCTGGCAACCGATATTAAATATATCCTGAGCACCAACCCGCTGGCTCCGGCTTATATAGAAAATTTTGAATATAATAAAAGCTTCTTACCTTCCCTTGAGGCCAGCGACTTTTCCAGCCCCGGCGCTACGGCGCGGCCCGCTGCCTGGCTGCCGGTGCCCGGCGGAATCTACAGCATTGGTCACCAGGCGGCCGGCTTTTCATTTGACAACGAATTGCCGGTGCACGAAGTATTGGTGGCGCCTTTCGAGCTGCAAAACCGGCTCGTGACCAACGCCGACTATCTGCAATTTATCGAGGCGGGCGGCTACCAGCAGTTTCAGTTCTGGCTCGGCGAGGGCTGGGATTTAGCTAGCCGCGAGGGTTGGACGGCCCCGCTCTACTGGTCGAAAAATGCGGAGGGCCAGTGGCTGCGCTATGGCCCTACCGGCCTGGAGCCGCTTAAGCTGGCGGCGCCCGTTTCGCACATTAGCTTCTACGAAGCCGATGCGTATGCCCAGTGGGCCGGCGCCCGCCTGCCTACCGAGGCCGAATGGGAAACCGCGGCCCGCCACTTTAAGGCCACGCCCCAGGGCGGCAACTGGCTCGAAAGCGGCTACTTCGACCCGCAGCCGCTCGCCGCCGACGCCGACCCCACGCAGTGCCACCAGCTGCTCGGCGACTGCTGGGAGTGGACGTATTCGGCCTACCACCCCTACCCCGGCTATCAGCGCGCCGCCGGGGCGCTGGGCGAGTACAACGGCAAGTTTATGCTAAACCAGCTGGTGCTGCGCGGCGGTTCGTGCGCCACGCCCGAGAGTCATATCCGGGTGAGCTACCGCAATTTCTTTCATGCCGACAAACGCTGGCAGTTTACTGGGCTGCGGCTGGCGCGGTAG
- a CDS encoding KGG domain-containing protein, with amino-acid sequence MSTTGVDFTAPASLPTAKQPKRPARRIGEKSRRGFAAMSPEQQRRIASEGGRASHESGRGHRFSSEEARAAGRKGGQISRRGPSKPGSDAA; translated from the coding sequence ATGAGTACGACTGGTGTTGATTTTACTGCGCCCGCTTCCCTTCCTACTGCCAAGCAGCCCAAGCGTCCGGCCCGGCGCATTGGTGAAAAAAGCCGCCGCGGCTTCGCGGCCATGTCGCCCGAGCAGCAGCGGCGCATTGCCAGCGAAGGCGGTCGGGCCTCGCACGAAAGTGGCCGGGGCCACCGCTTTTCGTCGGAGGAGGCACGCGCCGCGGGCCGCAAAGGGGGCCAGATAAGCCGCCGCGGTCCCAGTAAGCCTGGTTCTGACGCCGCATAG
- a CDS encoding aspartyl protease family protein, translating to MLLSAGPRLCAAQAPGAPFRLTKPGCHKVRLPFTSQRNLLIISAFLNGCGPYNFLLDTGVSASLVTDPQLADSLGLMHGAQYKLLGVGGADSGLRAYEATNVRVKVAGAEAADMSWLVLSSDVLDLSGYVGMPVHGIIGADLFRSFVVTIYSGQQQLELCDPAYYKAPKGRRWTTLPLTLDNNKAYLTASVQQLTATAGSTDLPLRLLLDTGAGHALSLETTSDQRLSLPPTCLRTDLGRGLTGLISGSLGRVATMHLGRYQLPQVLTSFPDSTQVHGRLTGTERSRNGSLGFEVLKRFTAVIDYPHGRLLLRPTPELHDPFEHDMCGLDLLAAGPGYHRFLVQRVVPGSPAASAGIMEGEELVSINFMPLTNISITELSRLLHSQDGRVLFMVLRRADGELHPASVKLKRQI from the coding sequence TTGCTGCTGTCGGCCGGCCCGCGCCTGTGCGCTGCCCAAGCGCCTGGGGCCCCGTTTCGACTCACCAAGCCGGGCTGCCATAAGGTGCGGCTGCCCTTTACCTCCCAGCGCAACCTGCTAATTATATCGGCCTTCCTTAATGGCTGCGGGCCTTACAATTTTTTGCTCGATACCGGGGTAAGCGCCAGCCTGGTTACCGACCCACAGCTGGCCGACTCGCTGGGCCTGATGCACGGAGCCCAGTACAAGCTCCTGGGCGTAGGGGGTGCCGACAGCGGCCTGCGGGCTTATGAGGCAACCAATGTGCGCGTGAAAGTAGCCGGAGCCGAAGCCGCGGATATGAGTTGGCTGGTGCTCAGCAGCGATGTGCTCGACCTCTCGGGCTACGTGGGAATGCCCGTGCACGGCATTATCGGGGCCGACCTCTTTCGCTCGTTCGTGGTTACTATTTATTCGGGGCAGCAGCAGCTCGAGCTCTGTGACCCGGCTTACTACAAAGCCCCCAAAGGCCGGCGCTGGACCACGCTGCCGCTTACCCTCGACAACAATAAGGCATACTTGACGGCCAGCGTGCAGCAGCTTACGGCAACTGCCGGCAGCACCGACCTGCCCCTACGCCTGCTGCTCGATACCGGCGCGGGCCACGCGCTTAGCCTCGAAACGACTTCCGACCAGCGCCTGAGCCTGCCGCCTACCTGCCTGCGCACCGACCTGGGCCGGGGGCTCACGGGGCTTATCAGCGGCTCGCTGGGGCGCGTGGCCACTATGCACCTGGGGCGCTACCAGCTGCCGCAGGTCCTTACCTCGTTTCCCGACTCTACACAGGTGCACGGCCGCCTCACCGGCACCGAGCGCTCGCGCAATGGCAGCCTGGGCTTTGAGGTCCTCAAGCGCTTCACGGCCGTTATCGACTACCCACATGGCCGCCTGCTGCTGCGGCCCACTCCGGAGCTGCACGACCCTTTCGAGCACGATATGTGCGGCCTCGACCTGCTGGCGGCCGGCCCCGGCTACCATCGCTTCCTGGTGCAGCGCGTGGTGCCCGGCTCCCCGGCGGCCTCAGCGGGTATTATGGAAGGCGAAGAGCTGGTCAGCATCAATTTTATGCCACTCACGAATATTTCCATTACGGAGCTGAGCCGCCTGCTGCACTCGCAGGATGGCCGGGTGCTGTTTATGGTGCTGCGCCGCGCCGATGGCGAGCTGCATCCGGCCAGCGTAAAGCTCAAGCGGCAAATATGA
- a CDS encoding PDDEXK family nuclease has translation MAFFRVGQQGQLTRVAASGFAELGLKERQDLQVLLRNNSEAISPDLFVFAEEFSNWQESKRRVDLLALDRKANLVVIELKRVEEGGHMELQALRYAAMLSTVDFPQVVEAYKNMIKNSSSAQQQDINEAQAEQKILDFLGVASSDEVLISDKPRIILMAPSFSKEMTTTVLWLNERGLDIRCLSVEPYKVEGNVLLEIQQILPLPSATEYVVKKREKEEKAEKQLETQKRRARTLPTLLAANYLHSGSILELIRLPKNVLKQVPHDARLAKLLDENQVEWLFNNQVYSLSGLCNVICAKFAPNLFAADYAFAGPDNWARQGDVTWLSDVAKKLESEN, from the coding sequence ATGGCTTTTTTCCGGGTAGGTCAACAGGGACAGCTCACGCGTGTTGCTGCTAGTGGTTTCGCAGAGTTAGGTTTAAAAGAGCGCCAAGACCTCCAAGTTCTGTTGCGTAATAATTCTGAAGCTATTAGTCCCGACCTATTTGTGTTTGCTGAAGAATTCAGCAATTGGCAAGAAAGTAAACGAAGGGTGGATTTGTTGGCACTAGATAGAAAGGCAAATCTGGTAGTTATTGAATTAAAGCGAGTAGAGGAGGGAGGCCATATGGAGCTACAAGCACTGCGCTATGCGGCCATGCTTTCCACTGTGGATTTTCCTCAGGTGGTAGAAGCATACAAGAATATGATTAAAAATTCGTCTAGTGCGCAACAACAGGATATTAATGAGGCACAGGCTGAGCAAAAAATACTGGATTTTCTGGGTGTAGCCAGTAGTGATGAAGTTCTTATATCAGATAAGCCGCGTATTATATTGATGGCACCAAGTTTTTCTAAAGAAATGACAACTACTGTTTTGTGGTTAAACGAACGGGGCCTGGATATACGTTGTCTTTCAGTAGAACCATATAAGGTAGAAGGTAATGTTCTGCTTGAAATTCAACAGATACTTCCCTTACCATCCGCGACTGAATACGTGGTTAAGAAACGTGAGAAAGAAGAGAAGGCAGAAAAACAATTAGAAACTCAAAAACGAAGAGCACGCACATTGCCAACGCTCTTAGCCGCTAATTATCTGCATTCTGGGAGTATACTTGAATTAATAAGGTTGCCGAAAAACGTATTGAAACAAGTTCCGCATGATGCCCGCCTTGCAAAACTGCTGGATGAAAATCAAGTTGAATGGCTTTTCAATAATCAGGTTTACTCTCTCTCGGGACTTTGTAATGTGATATGTGCTAAATTCGCCCCCAATTTGTTTGCCGCTGATTATGCTTTTGCAGGGCCAGATAATTGGGCACGTCAAGGAGATGTGACATGGCTATCAGATGTCGCTAAAAAACTAGAATCAGAAAATTAG
- a CDS encoding LOG family protein: MRSIAVYCGSSSGNQEVYTQQAQELGRELARRGITLVYGGGCVGLMGVIADAVLAEGGKVIGVIPGFLADKELAHKGCTELHVVETMHQRKLLMADLAEGFIAMPGGFGTLEELFEVLTWGQLGLHAKPIALLNVAGFYDQLLGLCDHMVSEGFVRTENRKQVLQNANATALLDAMTQYQPLRVEKWLTSEKS, encoded by the coding sequence ATGCGTAGCATAGCAGTGTACTGCGGCTCCAGCAGCGGCAACCAGGAAGTATATACCCAGCAGGCCCAGGAGCTGGGCCGCGAGCTGGCCCGGCGCGGTATTACCCTGGTGTACGGCGGCGGCTGCGTGGGCCTGATGGGCGTTATCGCCGATGCCGTGCTGGCCGAAGGCGGTAAGGTTATCGGGGTTATTCCCGGCTTTCTGGCCGATAAGGAGCTGGCGCACAAGGGCTGCACCGAACTGCACGTAGTCGAAACCATGCACCAGCGCAAGCTGCTGATGGCCGACCTGGCCGAAGGCTTTATTGCCATGCCCGGCGGCTTCGGCACGCTCGAAGAGTTGTTTGAGGTGCTGACCTGGGGCCAGCTGGGCCTGCACGCCAAGCCCATTGCGTTGCTCAATGTAGCGGGCTTCTACGACCAGCTGCTTGGCCTCTGCGACCACATGGTGAGCGAAGGCTTTGTACGCACGGAAAATCGCAAGCAGGTATTACAAAATGCCAACGCGACGGCCCTGCTCGATGCCATGACCCAGTACCAGCCCCTGCGAGTGGAAAAATGGCTGACGTCGGAAAAGAGCTGA
- the argS gene encoding arginine--tRNA ligase, giving the protein MQQLEQTLKTALQAAAQAVFNQEIPAASLVLQPTRKEFAGSFTLVTFPLTKAFGKGPEQIGQALGEWLKTHAPAVRGYNVVKGFLNIEIADAEWLKLFGELYRRPAGTPVPTGGPQRVVVEYSSPNTNKPLHLGHLRNNFLGYSVAEILKATGATVAKVNLVNDRGIHICKSMIAYQRFGHDETPESAGIKGDHLAGKYYVLFEKHYREEIKQLEAEGVANEIAKKQAPLMLEAQQMLQAWEAGDEDVMALWHRMNGWVYDGFNATYANIGVDFDKFYYESGTYLLGKERVEEGLQKGVFFKKENGSVWVDLQAEGLDEKLLLRADGTSVYITQDLGTAELKYQDFGYDSSIYVIADEQNYHMQVLQATLKKLGKPYADAIHHLSYGMVDLPSGKMKSREGTVVDADELVKEVEEAAKAATLEKGKTKGLGDEELMQLYHTLGLGALKYYLLKVDPKKRMLFNPEESVRLEGDTGPFIQYSYARISSIRRKALEQGVEETSDFSQLGELQPTEQELIQQLAGYAGVVAEAARTLSPAVVAQYAYDVAKSYNRFYTEVPIFAETDPLKKAFRVALSAKTAETIKTTLGLLGIDVPERM; this is encoded by the coding sequence GTGCAACAGCTTGAACAAACCCTAAAAACCGCCCTGCAAGCGGCCGCGCAGGCCGTTTTCAATCAGGAGATTCCCGCCGCCAGCCTCGTGCTCCAGCCCACCCGCAAGGAGTTTGCCGGCAGCTTTACCCTCGTCACGTTTCCGCTCACCAAGGCCTTTGGCAAAGGCCCGGAGCAAATTGGCCAGGCCCTGGGCGAGTGGCTGAAAACCCACGCGCCCGCCGTGCGCGGCTACAACGTAGTAAAGGGTTTTCTGAATATTGAAATCGCCGATGCCGAGTGGCTCAAGCTATTTGGTGAGCTCTACCGCCGGCCGGCCGGTACGCCCGTGCCCACGGGCGGCCCGCAGCGGGTGGTGGTCGAGTACTCGTCGCCCAACACCAACAAGCCCCTGCACCTGGGCCACTTGCGCAACAACTTTCTGGGCTACAGCGTGGCCGAGATTCTGAAAGCCACCGGCGCCACTGTGGCAAAGGTGAACTTGGTGAATGACCGGGGCATCCACATCTGCAAGTCGATGATTGCCTACCAGCGCTTCGGCCACGACGAAACGCCCGAGAGCGCGGGCATCAAAGGCGACCACCTGGCTGGCAAGTACTACGTGCTGTTTGAGAAGCACTACCGCGAAGAAATAAAGCAGCTCGAAGCCGAAGGCGTAGCCAACGAAATCGCTAAAAAACAGGCCCCGCTGATGCTCGAAGCGCAGCAGATGCTGCAAGCCTGGGAAGCCGGCGACGAGGACGTGATGGCCCTCTGGCACCGCATGAATGGCTGGGTATACGACGGCTTCAACGCCACCTACGCCAACATCGGCGTTGATTTCGATAAGTTTTATTACGAGTCGGGTACCTACCTGCTGGGCAAGGAGCGCGTGGAGGAAGGCTTGCAAAAGGGCGTGTTCTTCAAGAAAGAAAACGGCTCGGTGTGGGTTGACCTGCAGGCCGAAGGCCTTGACGAAAAGCTGCTGCTGCGCGCCGACGGTACCAGCGTCTACATCACCCAGGACCTGGGCACAGCCGAGCTGAAATACCAGGATTTCGGCTACGACAGCAGCATCTACGTCATCGCCGACGAGCAGAACTACCACATGCAGGTGCTGCAAGCCACGCTCAAAAAGCTGGGCAAGCCCTACGCCGACGCCATCCATCACCTCAGCTACGGCATGGTCGATTTGCCCTCGGGCAAGATGAAAAGCCGCGAAGGTACCGTAGTCGATGCCGATGAGCTGGTGAAAGAAGTAGAGGAAGCCGCCAAAGCCGCTACCCTTGAAAAAGGCAAAACCAAAGGCCTGGGCGACGAGGAATTAATGCAGCTCTACCACACGCTGGGCCTGGGCGCACTGAAATACTACCTGCTGAAAGTGGACCCCAAAAAGCGCATGCTTTTCAACCCCGAAGAATCGGTGCGGCTGGAAGGCGACACGGGTCCTTTTATTCAATATAGCTACGCGCGTATATCGTCTATCCGCCGCAAGGCGCTGGAGCAGGGTGTGGAAGAAACCAGCGATTTCAGCCAGCTGGGCGAGCTGCAACCCACTGAGCAGGAGCTTATTCAGCAGCTGGCCGGCTACGCGGGCGTGGTGGCCGAAGCGGCCCGCACGCTCTCGCCGGCCGTGGTGGCGCAGTATGCCTACGACGTAGCCAAGAGCTACAACCGCTTTTATACCGAAGTGCCGATTTTTGCCGAAACTGACCCGCTGAAAAAAGCCTTCCGCGTGGCGCTCTCGGCCAAAACGGCCGAAACCATCAAAACCACCCTCGGCCTGCTCGGCATCGACGTGCCCGAGCGCATGTAA
- a CDS encoding arginase: MKRIKLIEVRSELGAGTRGASLGPDALRVACLNKGSDYFRRYNSVVTPDLNHVLFEKNHFAYAKHIDSIYTVQKGIASAVEQTLRFGEFPLVLAGDHSSANATIAGIKAAYPHKTLGVIWIDAHADIHSPYTTPSGNVHGMPLAAALNEDNRPCQRNQPDAETEFFWQRLQNLAEPGPKLRPEHLVYVAVRDTEEEENAVIERLNIKWIKLPEIQAKGSRRLVREIYEHLRFCDLVYISFDVDSLDSEFSKGTGTPVEKGLYLSEAENLCQDLLENERVICFEMVEINPTLDNENTMAKNAFNILEKATAAIERRLRLEEVVSR, translated from the coding sequence ATGAAACGCATCAAGCTTATTGAAGTCCGCTCCGAGCTGGGCGCCGGCACGCGGGGCGCCAGCCTGGGCCCCGATGCCCTGCGCGTAGCCTGCCTCAACAAAGGCTCCGACTATTTCCGGCGCTACAACTCGGTCGTCACGCCGGACCTCAACCACGTGCTGTTTGAGAAAAACCACTTTGCCTATGCCAAGCACATAGATTCCATCTACACAGTGCAGAAAGGCATTGCCAGCGCCGTGGAGCAGACGCTGCGCTTCGGCGAGTTTCCGCTGGTGCTGGCCGGCGACCACAGCAGCGCCAACGCCACTATTGCCGGCATCAAGGCGGCGTACCCGCATAAAACGCTGGGGGTTATCTGGATAGATGCGCACGCCGATATTCACTCGCCCTACACTACGCCCAGCGGCAACGTGCACGGCATGCCCCTGGCGGCGGCCCTCAACGAGGATAACCGGCCCTGCCAGCGCAACCAGCCCGACGCCGAAACCGAGTTTTTCTGGCAGCGGCTACAAAATCTGGCCGAGCCCGGCCCCAAGCTGCGCCCCGAGCACCTGGTGTACGTAGCCGTGCGCGATACTGAGGAAGAAGAAAACGCCGTTATCGAGCGTCTGAATATCAAGTGGATAAAGCTGCCCGAAATTCAAGCCAAAGGCTCGCGCCGACTGGTGCGCGAGATTTATGAGCACCTGCGCTTCTGCGACCTGGTGTACATTTCCTTTGATGTCGATAGCCTCGATTCGGAGTTCAGCAAGGGCACCGGTACGCCGGTTGAGAAGGGCCTTTACCTGTCGGAAGCCGAAAACCTGTGCCAGGACCTGCTCGAAAACGAGCGGGTTATCTGCTTTGAGATGGTCGAAATCAACCCCACGCTCGATAATGAGAACACGATGGCTAAAAATGCCTTTAATATTCTCGAAAAAGCCACGGCGGCCATTGAGCGGCGGCTGCGCCTGGAAGAGGTGGTGAGCCGGTAA
- a CDS encoding type III PLP-dependent enzyme domain-containing protein, which produces MDTYHDLISQTFDFPTADFTVQANELRFHDIDLMALVAKHGTPLRLTYLPKISSQIQRAKQWFADGIAQTGYTGSYSYAYCTKSSHFRFVLDEALKNDVHLETSSWFDISIIRSLFEHGKFGKDKYIICNGFKTEEYKAAISDLINDGFVNCLPILDSPNEIDYYHAHVNTKTNLGLRLASDEEPRFQFYTSRLGIRYADAVPLYKQKIKSDPRFELTMLHYFISTGIKDTSYYWSELSRFIHKYCELRKICPTLQTIDIGGGLPIQTSIQLEYDYPYMIAEILRTIQRICAEEGVPEPNIFTEFGIFTVGESGATIYSILDEKLQNDKELWYMIDGSFITNLPDTWALNQRFIMLALNGWNRPYRKIQLGGLTCDSQDYYNSEKHIYQTFLPQLQPARNQPATAEPIYVGFFHTGAYQESLSGYGGIKHCLIPAPKHVILDRAADGTLTDTVFAPKQEAASMLKILGYTAS; this is translated from the coding sequence ATGGATACCTATCACGACCTGATTTCCCAGACTTTCGATTTTCCTACGGCCGATTTTACGGTGCAAGCCAATGAGCTGCGCTTCCATGATATCGACCTTATGGCTTTAGTAGCAAAACACGGCACGCCGCTACGCCTCACCTACCTGCCCAAAATCAGCTCCCAGATTCAGCGGGCCAAGCAGTGGTTTGCCGATGGCATTGCCCAGACTGGCTACACGGGCTCGTATTCGTACGCCTACTGCACCAAGTCGTCGCACTTCCGCTTCGTGCTCGACGAGGCGCTGAAGAACGACGTACACCTCGAAACCTCGTCGTGGTTCGACATCAGCATTATCCGCTCGCTGTTTGAGCACGGCAAGTTTGGCAAGGATAAGTACATCATCTGCAACGGGTTCAAGACCGAAGAATACAAGGCGGCTATCTCCGACCTCATCAACGATGGGTTTGTGAACTGCCTGCCCATTCTCGACTCGCCCAACGAAATCGACTACTACCACGCGCACGTCAACACCAAAACCAACCTGGGTTTGCGCCTGGCGTCGGATGAGGAGCCACGCTTTCAGTTCTACACCTCGCGCCTGGGCATCCGCTACGCCGACGCGGTGCCGCTCTACAAGCAGAAAATCAAGAGCGACCCGCGCTTTGAGCTAACGATGCTGCACTACTTCATCAGCACGGGCATCAAGGACACGTCGTACTACTGGTCGGAGCTGAGCCGCTTTATTCACAAATACTGTGAGTTGCGCAAAATCTGCCCTACGCTCCAGACCATCGACATCGGCGGCGGGCTGCCCATCCAGACTTCCATTCAGCTGGAGTACGACTACCCGTACATGATTGCCGAAATTCTGCGCACCATTCAGCGCATCTGCGCCGAAGAAGGTGTGCCGGAGCCGAACATCTTCACCGAGTTCGGCATCTTCACGGTGGGTGAAAGCGGGGCTACGATTTACTCGATTCTGGATGAAAAGCTCCAGAATGACAAGGAGCTGTGGTACATGATTGACGGCTCATTCATCACCAACCTCCCCGATACCTGGGCCCTGAACCAGCGCTTTATCATGCTGGCGCTCAACGGCTGGAACCGCCCTTACCGCAAAATTCAGCTCGGCGGCCTCACCTGCGACTCGCAGGACTACTACAACTCCGAAAAGCACATCTACCAGACCTTCCTGCCGCAGCTGCAACCCGCTCGCAATCAGCCGGCTACCGCCGAGCCCATCTACGTGGGCTTCTTCCACACCGGCGCCTACCAGGAAAGCTTGAGCGGCTACGGCGGCATCAAGCACTGCCTGATTCCGGCGCCCAAGCACGTCATCCTGGACCGCGCCGCCGATGGCACGCTCACCGATACCGTCTTCGCGCCCAAACAGGAAGCGGCCAGTATGCTGAAAATTCTGGGCTATACCGCATCATAA
- a CDS encoding DUF2625 domain-containing protein, whose protein sequence is MSTIISRLLQIALAGFLCVSYALPAYAQQMPKRTLSELINKQEPGWELVIDWIKHAKNKVQILPKTPARADSALLAAQVTTRSPMGAIVYETGGILVDNGWLRILGSGCPAMDRDLMGWNKNKQQGFLLVADDVLGGFYAINGGAFGPESIGKIFYFAPDSLRWEATNKTYSDFLIFCFSGDLASYYKNLRWKGWEQETPNITGNQGFTCYPFLFTKEGKNVAKDKRGVVPIAELWTFGQDMQRQLDH, encoded by the coding sequence ATGTCAACCATTATTTCGCGGCTGCTCCAAATTGCGCTTGCTGGATTTCTGTGCGTTAGCTACGCTTTGCCAGCCTATGCTCAGCAAATGCCTAAACGTACGTTGTCCGAACTTATTAATAAACAAGAGCCTGGCTGGGAGTTGGTAATTGACTGGATTAAGCACGCTAAGAACAAGGTTCAGATTTTACCAAAAACACCAGCCCGTGCGGATAGCGCTTTGCTCGCTGCCCAGGTTACTACCAGGTCACCGATGGGCGCTATCGTTTATGAGACGGGCGGTATTCTGGTGGATAATGGTTGGCTCCGCATTCTGGGTTCCGGTTGCCCAGCTATGGACCGCGACCTGATGGGCTGGAACAAAAACAAACAGCAAGGATTTTTGCTGGTTGCTGACGATGTGTTGGGCGGCTTCTACGCTATCAATGGCGGTGCTTTCGGCCCGGAATCTATCGGAAAAATATTTTACTTCGCGCCGGATAGTCTGCGGTGGGAAGCTACCAATAAAACCTACTCCGACTTTTTGATTTTCTGCTTTTCCGGCGACTTAGCCAGCTATTATAAAAATCTGCGCTGGAAAGGCTGGGAGCAGGAAACACCTAATATAACTGGTAACCAAGGATTTACCTGCTATCCTTTTCTATTTACCAAAGAAGGAAAGAACGTAGCTAAGGACAAGCGAGGCGTAGTGCCTATTGCTGAGCTATGGACCTTCGGCCAGGATATGCAACGTCAATTAGACCACTGA